One genomic region from Molothrus aeneus isolate 106 chromosome 24, BPBGC_Maene_1.0, whole genome shotgun sequence encodes:
- the SLC26A9 gene encoding solute carrier family 26 member 9, translating to MSQARPRYAIERAAYSVSLFDEEFEKKTRAYPVGEKLRNLFRCSASRLKLTLFRLFPILGWLPKYKIKDYILPDVLGGLSAGTIQVPQGMAFALLANLPPVNGLYSSFFPLLPYFFLGGIHQMVPGTFAVISIIVGNICNELAPESDFQYFNHTSNESRVNTTALEAARLEISATLACLTAIIQLCLGFLQFGFVAIYLSESFIRGFMTAAGLQILISVLKYVFGLTVPSYTGPLAIVYTFIDICKGLPQTNLASLVYALVSSVLLIVVKELNLKYMKKIRMPIPMEIIIVIVATAISGSFNMPDKYGMPIVGKISMGFPKATLPLVSKWKDMVGTAFSLAIVGYVINLAMGRTLAAKHGYNVDPNQEMLALGCSNFFGSFFKIHVICCALSVTLAVDGAGAKSQVASFFVALVVMVTMLSLGIYLEPLPKSVLGALIAVNLKNSLKQLADPFYLWKKSKLDCLVWLVSFLSAFFLSLPYGVAVGVGFSVLVVVFHTQFRNGSALGQVTSTDIYKNPKTYNKVHEVNGIKIITYCSPLYFANSEIFREKIIAKTGVDPGKVYLARRKFVKQQGKSTAQAPAKLPKFLLKENKTLSLQELQKDFESASPTDTNNNQTTANGASISYITFHPPAPGAGPGQSPGEPGSSSTTLQGSTLSVLPTADTDPVLAAPPYVSFHTIILDMSGVCFVDLMGTKALSKLCSSYRKIGIKVFLANVHAQVYDDISTGGVFEEGGLDPSHIFLTIHDAVLFALASIREFVHPPILEERPTQTELSIYDESVDEGSAEYKNLEEEMFGSMFHSETQTAL from the exons AtgagccaggccaggcctcgCTATGCCATCGAACGTGCTGCCTACTCTGTCAGCCTCTTCGACGAGGAGTTTGAGAAGAAAACCAGAGCTTACCCCGTCGGGGAGAAACTGAGAAACCTTTTCAG ATGTTCAGCTTCCAGGCTCAAGCTCACCCTCTTCCGCCTGTTCCCCATTCTGGGGTGGCTCCCCAAGTACAAAATCAAGGACTACATCCTGCCTGATGTCCTCGGGGGGCTCAGTGCAGGGACAATCCAAGTGCCACAAG GAATGGCCTTTGCCCTCCTGGCCAATCTGCCTCCTGTCAATGGGCTCtactcctccttcttccccctgctcccctACTTCTTCCTCGGGGGCATCCATCAGATGGTGCCAG GGACCTTTGCTGTCATCAGCATCATTGTTGGCAACATCTGCAACGAGCTGGCTCCAGAGTCGGACTTCCAGTACTTCAACCACACCAGCAACGAGAGCAGAGTGAACACCACGGCCCtggaggcagccaggctggagatCTCTGCCACCCTGGCCTGCCTGACAGCCATCATACAG CTGTGCCTGGGCTTCCTGCAGTTCGGCTTCGTGGCCATCTACCTGTCAGAGTCCTTCATCAGGGGCTTCATGACGGCGGCGGGGCTGCAGATCCTCATCTCCGTGCTCAAGTACGTCTTCGGCTTGACGGTCCCGTCTTACACCGGGCCCTTAGCTATCGTCTAC ACATTCATTGACATTTGTAAAGGTCTGCCCCAGACCAACCTGGCCTCCCTGGTCTATGCCTTggtcagctctgtgctcctgatTGTTGTCAAGGAGCTCAACCTGAAGTACATGAAGAAGATCCGGATGCCCATCCCGATGGAGATCATCATT gtgatCGTGGCCACCGCAATCTCCGGCAGCTTCAACATGCCCGACAAGTATGGGATGCCAATAGTGGGGAAAATCAGCATGGG GTTCCCAAAGGCCACCCTGCCCCTGGTGAGCAAGTGGAAGGACATGGTGGGCACGGCTTTCTCTCTCGCCATCGTGGGCTACGTGATCAACCTGGCCATGGGGAGGACCCTGGCAGCCAAGCATGGCTACAACGTGGACCCCAACCAG GAAatgctggccctgggctgcagcaacTTCTTTGGATCCTTCTTCAAAATCCACGTGATCTGCTGTGCCCTCTCTGTCACCCTCGCCGTGGATGGGGCAGGAGCAAAATCCCAA GTGGCAAGTTTCTTTGTGGCTCTGGTGGTCATGGTGACAATGCTGTCCCTGGGAATCTACCTCGAGCCTCTTCCAAAG tctgtgctgggagccctcaTTGCTGTGAACCTGAAAAACTCCCTCAAGCAGCTGGCTGACCCCTTCTACCTGTGGAAGAAGAGCAAGCTGGACTGT ctggtcTGGCTCGTGAGTTTCCTCTCCGCTTTCTTCCTGAGCCTCCCCTACGGCGTGGCGGTGGGCGTTGGATTCTCCGTGCTCGTGGTGGTTTTCCACACCCAGTT CCGCaatggctctgccctgggccagGTGACTTCCACTGACATCTACAAGAACCCCAAAACCTACAACAAG GTCCATGAAGTTAATGGGATTAAAATCATCACCTACTGCTCACCGCTGTATTTCGCCAACTCGGAGATATTCCGGGAGAAAATCATAGCCAAG ACAGGGGTGGATCCCGGCAAGGTGTACTTGGCCAGGAGGAAATTTGTGAAACAGCAGGGGAAGAGCACAGCACAAGCACCAGCAAAGCTCCCAAAATTCCTGCTAAAGGAGAACAAG aCCTTGTCTTTGCAAGAGCTCCAGAAGGACTTTGAGAGCGCCTCTCCAACAGACACCAACAACAACCAGACCACTGCCAACGGTGCCAGCATCTCCTACATCACATTCCACCCTCCTGCccccggggctgggccagggcagagccctggggagccgggcagcagcagcaccaccctgcagggcagcaccctCAGCGTGCTGCCCACAGCAGACACTgaccctgtgctggcagcaccgCCCTACGTCAGCTTCCACACCATCATCCTGGACATGAGTGGGGTGTGTTTTGTGGACCTGATGGGCACAAAGGCGCTGAGCAAG TTGTGTTCCAGTTACCGGAAGATTGGGATCAAAGTGTTCCTGGCAAACGTGCATG CCCAGGTGTACGACGACATCAGCACAGGGGGAGTCTTTGAGGAAGGAGGTCTGGACCCAAGTCACATCTTCCTGACCATCCACGATGCTGTTTTGTTTGCACTGGCCAGTATCAGAGAATTTGTCCACCCACCCATCTTGGAAGAG AGGCCGACCCAGACAGAGCTCTCCATCTATGATGAGTCTGTGGATGAGGGCAGTGCAGAATACAAGAACCTGGAGGAG GAGATGTTTGGGAGCATGTTC